DNA sequence from the Butyricimonas faecalis genome:
CGCCCCCACTTGGCATCGAAAAACATACCGTAACCCGCTTTCACGAAATACAAGGCAACAAAGACAATAACAGCAATTCCTGTCATCACGGCCAGAAAAATATGAAACGAATCCATCCTACAATTTTATTGATTACACAAGTAGCTAACAAATATCATGCCAATAAACAATAAATGTTAAGAACGATAGAAAAATTCAAATCCGCACGAAAAAACTTTTCATCGTCCCCTATGTTTTTCACATCCGAAAAATCAAATCAATTCAGAAACAGCAAAATCCCAAATAATGTAAAACAAAGTTATCAAATTACTATCCTATTGCCATCAAATTGCCATCAAATTGCGAGCCGCTCCCATTCCGCTCCCATTCTCCTCCCATTCCGCTCCTATTACAAATGCAAAATATTGTAACGAGATAGTAAGTATTTATTATTTGATAGGTACATAATACCTATCAAATAACACGATGCTAGTTACATGTGGCATAACATCCCAATCATCACCGCATTTACAGGCACGAATCATTTCATTTTACCCCGTCACGCGGTCCCGGCAACCCGTCCCGAAAACGAACACTCGCGTGCGTCCCGTCACAGAAAGGTTTGTTCGATGAAGCCCCGCAACGGCATAGCGTGACCCGATTACGAAGCTCATACCTCACGCCCTCCGTGTCATCAACCGGAATCCCACCCCGCACGAACAAAGGACCGCTACAACGCTCCTGCGGATCTTCCAACAACACCAACGAGGGTGCCAGTTCGTTTTCAATAAATTCCCCTTTATCCTTATCCCAAGCCTTCAAACGACCTGCCGGACAATAGTTAGCCTCCCGAATGGCCAACTCCCTGGCCTCCGGGTCATCGGATTCCTCCACGAGATTCCAAACCCTCCCGTAAGCGTCACAAAAACGGGCAAAAGCACAATACTTCTCGTTGTCCGTCAACTCAAGCGTGGGCCCGTCAACCACATCGGCATCTTTCAACAAAGGAATATTATCGGCCGTCAGCGAGGGATCCCAACGCGCGTGCAGGTGCGCCCCGTCGCAATACGGTTTGTTGGCAGAAGCCCCGCAACGGCATAAAGCCGTGGGTTCGTTGCGCGTGTCGTACTCACCCCCATCCCGGTATGACCACGAATGACCCTCTTCATTCTGCACGATAAACTGTTGTTTCAACAGCGGATGGCCGTACACCAGGTAAGGTCCTTTTTTATCGACCACGATGGAATACTTTTTATTGATTTCGGGTGTTCCCGGTTCTATCTCACGTTCTTTCATAGGTATATCAGATTAATTATTACGATAGATATACCCGCGAAAGGCCTTTTTTGTTTCTTTCCGGACCCGATATTTTAGAAAAAGTTGCGCCCCGGGAGGCTAAGTGAAATAAGTAGTTGCGATTTTTCGCGTTTTACTTCTTTATCCGGGTAAAGAAATAATGTTCCTCGTCCGAGAGATCAGCGTTAAACGCGTACCCGTCCCCATGGAAAGCTTTCAACTCTTCGGGGTCCTCGACACGGTGCATCACGATGTATCTCGTCATCGTGCCCCGCGCGATTTTGGCATACGTGCGAACCGTCTCGTATTTACCCTCCCGCCATTCCTGAAATTCCGGCGTGATCACCCTCACCTCTTTCCTCAACTCGTCCATCTTCAACGCACCTTGAATATCCATACTGGCCAGATTTACCATAACCCCTCCCACTTTACGCACGTCTTCCAATAATGGTGTCGTTAATTTCGGCACCCAGTAATCGTACAGGTTTGCCCCGTCCAACTTCACGGCAAAAGCGATCCGATAAGCCTGTATCAAATCCAACGGACGCACCAAACCATAAAGCGTCGAAATTATTCGCACGCGATTTTGGGCGTACTTCAAGTCCTCCAACGAGAAAGAAGCCGGGTCGATGGCTTTGAACACGCTCCCGTTGTAAGCCAACAGTGCCTGTTTGCGAGGATTCGAAAGCGATCCGAATTTTTGATAACGTTCGTAATTCTCCGCCGCCAGTTTGGGGCTGATTTTCAACATTTTCTCCAACTCGGACGCGGAGAAACGACGCATCTGTTCCGCCAGGTATTCCGCCTCTTCCGCGTACTCCGGGGTGGTGCCCGGGAGTTCTTGTTCCACCACGGACATATCCATGGTTTTGGCCGGTGATAAAATAACTAACATGGTTTATATTATGGCTACAATTTTTTCCATTTGATTCTCAAACTATTCGTCACGACGGATACCGAACTGAAAGCCATCGCGGCCGCCGCGATCATCGGGTTGAGTAAAAACCCGTCGATCCCGTACAATACCCCTGCCGCTAAAGGGATACCGATTATGTTATAAATAAACGCCCAGAACAAATTTTGTCGAATCGCCCGCACCGTCTGACGCGAAAGCGCGATGGCACGGGGAATCACGTTCAAGTCGGAAGTAATCAACGTCACCTTGGCCACATCCATGGCAATATCCGATCCTTTACCCATGGCAATGCTCACGTCGGCCCGTGCCAATGCCTGCGAATCGTTGATCCCGTCTCCCACCATGGCCACCACTTTCCCCTCGTGTTGCAAAGCCTCCACGAAATCAGCCTTCTCTCCGGGCATCACCTCGGCCTTAAAATGACGAATGCCCACCCGGTCTGCCACGGCACGAGCCGTTAAGGCATTATCCCCGGTCAGCATATAAACGTCAATTCCTTTTTCATGTAGTGTCGCTACCGCCTGACGGGAGCTCTCCTTGATCTTGTCGGCAATGGCAATCAAAGCCAGCACCCGGTTCTCCCCGGCAAAAAAGACAACCGTTTTACCGTCTCCTTCCCACCGGACGGCAAGTTTCTCGTTGTCATCGTCTAAAACGAGATGATTTACCTCCAGCAAAGCCCGGTTCCCGACGAGATATGTCTCATCCCCGACTTTTGCCGTCACGCCTTTACCGGTTTGATTTTCGAAGTCCGAAACCGATATTTCGTTCACGGCGCTTCCCTTGAATTTCTGCACCACGGCATCTGCCAACGGATGTTCCGAACGCCGTTCGATCTCCAGCAGGATGGATCGATAACGCTCGTCTTCCGATTCCCCCGTCCAGTGAATATCCGTCACGACAGGTTTTCCCTCCGTGATCGTTCCCGTTTTATCCAGCACGATCGCGTTCACCCGATACATCAACTCCAAGCTCTCGGCATCTTTGATCAGTATGTTATGTTCCGCCCCTTTGCCTATCCCGACCATGATTGCCGTAGGCGTGGCCAATCCCAGCGCGCACGGGCAAGCTATAACCAACACCGTGATGGAGGTCAGCAAAGCATGAGTGAAAGCAAGGTCGCCCCCTGCCAGCATCCACACGATAAACGTGATCACGGCAATCCCCATCACCACCGGGACAAAAATTCCGGCAATACGATCCACCAGTTTCTGCACGGGAGCTTTACTTCCCTGCGCTTCCTGCACCATCCGGATGATATTGGCCAACACGGTTTCTCCTCCCACCTTATCGGCACGGAAACGAAAACTTCCCTTCTCGTTTATCGTCCCGGCATACACGGGTTGTCCCTTCACCTTTTCCACGGGTAGCGACTCCCCGGTAATCATGCTCTCGTCGACAAAAGAAGACCCCTCCGTCACTTCACCATCCACCGGGATTTTCTCCCCCGGTTTCACGACCAGAATATCCCCTACCGCCACTTCACGAATCGGTACCTCCTCCTCACTACCGTCGGCAAGGATTTTAGTCACCGTCTTGGGCTGCAATCCCATCAATTTCTTGATTGCCGTCGAGGTGCTGAACTTGGCTTTTGCCTCCAGCAAGCGTCCCAACAGGATCAAGGCAATAATCACCGCCGCGGCCTCGTAGTACACGTGTGCCTCCAGTCCCCGACTTGTCCAGTATTCCGGCCAAATCGTGTTGAACAGGCTGAATAAAAACGCCACGCCCGTACTGACAGCCACCAACGTATCCATGTTCGCACGCCCGTGTTTCAACTGCATGTAGGCATGGACAAAAAAGCCACGCCCGAAAAGCGCCATCACCGGGATGGTAAAGGCCAGCATAATCCAGTTGCCATAAGGCATGTGCATGAAAAACATACCGATCACGAAGACGGGTATTGCCAAAACAATAGCCCCGATCGTCTTTCGTTTTAACGCGAGAAATTCTTCCCGCTGCAAACGATCCGCCTGATCCGTATCTTCCGTATTTTCCACCACCAGGTCGTAACCGGCAGCCTCCACGGCTTTTTGAAGTTCCACGGGTGTAACTACCCGCGGATTATAATCCACTAAGACGGTTGAAGCAGCAAAATTTACCTTTGCCTCGTAAACTCCCTCTTGAGCACCAAGTGTCGTTTCCACGTTCAAAGCGCAAACGGCACAACTCATGCCCAAAACTTGGAAGGTCTCTTTCGTATGAATTTCTTTTTCTGACATTTTACTTTGTTTGAGTATATGTTTACGGAATACCGTAACGTTGGGTTACAAGTTTACCATGAACAACACTTGAGTTGCATCAAATCTTATACCAGCGATATGTTTTGTTTGGATATTTTCAATGATTACTTTCATACATTGTAAAATGATATATAATTACCCATATTTCAATAGAACATTCTGAATCAACACCAATTTTGCTATATTTGCATATATATTAATTACTAAATAATCAAGTTATGAAAAAAATCAATCGAAACATTTTTAAGCCATTCATGTTTATTTGTTTGGGCTTAATGGCTGTAGTGCTTATGAGTGCAAGAGCGTATGATCCTCCTGGAGCACCAGGGAAACCTGAAATGGTTGACGTCGGGGATGATTGGTGTACAATTAAATTTACTCCACCCGAAACCGACAACGGTTCTCCTATAACCACTTATCTCATTGATCGCAGATATAAAGGAGGAGTTTGGGAACGGTGTGCTGAGAAACTTCTATACAAAATAACGATTAGAGATCTTATTGAAGGCAGT
Encoded proteins:
- a CDS encoding CDGSH iron-sulfur domain-containing protein, which encodes MKEREIEPGTPEINKKYSIVVDKKGPYLVYGHPLLKQQFIVQNEEGHSWSYRDGGEYDTRNEPTALCRCGASANKPYCDGAHLHARWDPSLTADNIPLLKDADVVDGPTLELTDNEKYCAFARFCDAYGRVWNLVEESDDPEARELAIREANYCPAGRLKAWDKDKGEFIENELAPSLVLLEDPQERCSGPLFVRGGIPVDDTEGVRYELRNRVTLCRCGASSNKPFCDGTHASVRFRDGLPGPRDGVK
- a CDS encoding YaaA family protein — translated: MLVILSPAKTMDMSVVEQELPGTTPEYAEEAEYLAEQMRRFSASELEKMLKISPKLAAENYERYQKFGSLSNPRKQALLAYNGSVFKAIDPASFSLEDLKYAQNRVRIISTLYGLVRPLDLIQAYRIAFAVKLDGANLYDYWVPKLTTPLLEDVRKVGGVMVNLASMDIQGALKMDELRKEVRVITPEFQEWREGKYETVRTYAKIARGTMTRYIVMHRVEDPEELKAFHGDGYAFNADLSDEEHYFFTRIKK
- a CDS encoding heavy metal translocating P-type ATPase, whose protein sequence is MSEKEIHTKETFQVLGMSCAVCALNVETTLGAQEGVYEAKVNFAASTVLVDYNPRVVTPVELQKAVEAAGYDLVVENTEDTDQADRLQREEFLALKRKTIGAIVLAIPVFVIGMFFMHMPYGNWIMLAFTIPVMALFGRGFFVHAYMQLKHGRANMDTLVAVSTGVAFLFSLFNTIWPEYWTSRGLEAHVYYEAAAVIIALILLGRLLEAKAKFSTSTAIKKLMGLQPKTVTKILADGSEEEVPIREVAVGDILVVKPGEKIPVDGEVTEGSSFVDESMITGESLPVEKVKGQPVYAGTINEKGSFRFRADKVGGETVLANIIRMVQEAQGSKAPVQKLVDRIAGIFVPVVMGIAVITFIVWMLAGGDLAFTHALLTSITVLVIACPCALGLATPTAIMVGIGKGAEHNILIKDAESLELMYRVNAIVLDKTGTITEGKPVVTDIHWTGESEDERYRSILLEIERRSEHPLADAVVQKFKGSAVNEISVSDFENQTGKGVTAKVGDETYLVGNRALLEVNHLVLDDDNEKLAVRWEGDGKTVVFFAGENRVLALIAIADKIKESSRQAVATLHEKGIDVYMLTGDNALTARAVADRVGIRHFKAEVMPGEKADFVEALQHEGKVVAMVGDGINDSQALARADVSIAMGKGSDIAMDVAKVTLITSDLNVIPRAIALSRQTVRAIRQNLFWAFIYNIIGIPLAAGVLYGIDGFLLNPMIAAAAMAFSSVSVVTNSLRIKWKKL
- a CDS encoding fibronectin type III domain-containing protein — translated: MKKINRNIFKPFMFICLGLMAVVLMSARAYDPPGAPGKPEMVDVGDDWCTIKFTPPETDNGSPITTYLIDRRYKGGVWERCAEKLLYKITIRDLIEGSEVEFRVSAVNAGGEGPHSASSGFIFIKE